The Acidimicrobiales bacterium genome includes a region encoding these proteins:
- a CDS encoding DUF2142 domain-containing protein has translation MPTRTPRRHPPSAGTVGLVAAALFALLGVVWAMSSPLMGGPDEPDQTVKAVAVARGEWRGEDIQRTSDYELRTSWIDTVVTVPAGYADLNELNACFVFQPDTPSGCAPQPVDDQTLVDAITYVGTYPPTYYVLVGWPSRFLPAPQGIWAMRLASVAASAAMVGLAAAACRRMGRSGLLGAGVLVALTPVTVHLASVINPNGFEITAAIAVWATAFVVVTGRSDPEADPRSPSGPRTADLARLAVAFVLLAGTRALSPAIAVGILATVALAGLHRDTLGSLARRTDARITAATMAVGAIAAGGWVLWSKAYDSVAGAPAVGITLGSALRESWSRLPHRLHEMFGYFGWLEVPAPRALLVLWTALILVLVVGALAVGTWRHRGVLLALVALAVAIHVVPEALSASRQGFIGQGRYALPVAVGVPILAAWIVAVRARSGQTGWRRTAVAVAVAWALGQSIGLAALLRRHVVGIENDLFAFVGGTGWEPPLPPVLLWLLGAVTAVAFGAWVVVSARTEDPTGDDTITPPSDSFVTTGAPGE, from the coding sequence ATGCCCACCCGAACTCCCCGCCGCCATCCGCCCTCCGCCGGCACGGTGGGGCTGGTGGCCGCCGCGCTCTTCGCGTTGCTCGGCGTGGTGTGGGCGATGTCGTCTCCCCTCATGGGCGGACCCGACGAACCCGACCAGACGGTGAAGGCCGTCGCCGTCGCCCGGGGCGAGTGGCGCGGCGAGGACATCCAACGCACCTCCGACTACGAGCTGCGCACGTCCTGGATCGACACGGTGGTGACGGTGCCCGCGGGGTATGCCGACCTGAACGAGCTCAACGCCTGCTTCGTGTTCCAGCCCGACACGCCCTCCGGGTGCGCCCCTCAGCCGGTCGACGACCAGACCCTCGTCGACGCCATCACCTACGTCGGCACCTACCCACCCACCTACTACGTGCTCGTGGGCTGGCCGTCCCGGTTCCTCCCCGCACCGCAGGGCATCTGGGCGATGCGTCTGGCCAGCGTGGCGGCCTCGGCCGCCATGGTCGGCCTCGCCGCAGCCGCGTGTCGGCGAATGGGGCGCTCCGGCTTGCTCGGCGCCGGCGTCCTGGTGGCACTGACCCCGGTGACCGTGCACCTCGCGTCGGTCATCAACCCGAACGGGTTCGAGATCACCGCGGCGATCGCCGTGTGGGCGACGGCGTTCGTGGTGGTGACCGGACGAAGCGACCCCGAGGCGGATCCGCGGTCCCCCTCGGGACCGCGCACCGCCGACCTGGCGCGGCTGGCCGTCGCCTTCGTCCTGCTCGCGGGCACCCGGGCGCTGTCACCGGCCATCGCCGTCGGCATCCTGGCCACCGTGGCCCTCGCCGGCCTCCACCGCGACACCCTCGGGAGCCTCGCTCGGCGCACCGATGCCCGCATCACCGCGGCAACGATGGCCGTCGGTGCGATCGCCGCCGGCGGTTGGGTGCTGTGGTCGAAGGCCTACGACAGCGTGGCCGGGGCGCCGGCCGTCGGGATCACCCTCGGTTCGGCCCTGAGGGAGTCGTGGAGCCGGTTGCCGCACCGGCTCCACGAGATGTTCGGGTACTTCGGCTGGCTCGAGGTCCCGGCGCCCCGTGCGCTGCTGGTGCTGTGGACCGCCCTCATCCTCGTCCTGGTCGTCGGCGCTCTCGCGGTCGGCACGTGGCGCCACCGAGGCGTGCTCCTCGCCCTCGTCGCCCTCGCCGTCGCCATCCACGTGGTCCCGGAGGCGTTGTCGGCGTCCCGGCAGGGGTTCATCGGCCAGGGGCGCTACGCCCTACCGGTCGCGGTGGGCGTGCCGATCCTGGCGGCGTGGATCGTGGCCGTCCGCGCCCGCAGCGGGCAAACGGGGTGGCGTCGAACGGCGGTGGCCGTCGCAGTGGCCTGGGCGCTCGGTCAGTCGATCGGTCTGGCCGCCCTCCTGCGTCGACACGTCGTGGGCATCGAGAACGACCTGTTCGCGTTCGTGGGCGGCACCGGGTGGGAACCACCGTTGCCGCCGGTTCTGCTCTGGCTCCTCGGGGCCGTGACCGCCGTCGCCTTCGGCGCCTGGGTCGTGGTCTCGGCACGCACCGAGGACCCGACGGGCGACGACACGATCACGCCGCCCTCCGACAGCTTCGTCACGACGGGAGCACCCGGTGAGTGA
- a CDS encoding glycosyltransferase family 39 protein, translating into MAHHRDGYDAGPGGVSRVVAPLDGSARARLVVVAAVVVGFVLRVAWAVWATRQPQGVNDPVLYILLAERFADGQGYVGATGAPTAYYPPGYPVALGTLFWLASSVGVDQWRIGLVSGFNVVLGTATVALLALLAARLLGWRIAAVVAVVAACFPTLIGYSSLGLSEPLFIFLVVAALVLALWHPLAERRATGARLAGAAVLLGLALLVRPVGALLVVAVLVGLFLAVPRRRALALSGMLVGVVAVVLVPWAVRNAVVLDAGLTLSTNTGDNLCIGNNPEAGGTFSLSGYCFDDLPDQDGPADVAEVARARVTQERALDWIVDDPAAQPRLVLLRTAATFQHGHEFRWAAQSYGEDLWLDDSTIVLVDWVADVVWFALIALGLCGLPILWDRSDPRRIVVLLAVVGLSVAAWPFFGNPRFGVPAVTLMILPAALVLSGLPALWGRFRASDGDPQDGGGSAGTGTVATGDGADGAGSRPAIVSS; encoded by the coding sequence GGGCCCGGCTCGTCGTCGTGGCGGCGGTCGTCGTCGGCTTCGTGCTCCGTGTCGCCTGGGCCGTGTGGGCCACCCGCCAACCCCAGGGGGTCAACGATCCCGTCCTGTACATCCTGCTCGCCGAGCGGTTCGCCGACGGCCAGGGCTACGTGGGCGCGACGGGCGCCCCGACCGCCTACTACCCGCCCGGGTACCCGGTGGCCCTGGGCACTCTCTTCTGGTTGGCCTCCTCGGTCGGGGTCGACCAGTGGCGCATCGGCCTCGTCTCCGGGTTCAACGTCGTGCTCGGCACCGCCACCGTCGCGCTGCTGGCCCTGCTCGCCGCCCGGCTCCTCGGCTGGCGGATCGCAGCGGTCGTGGCCGTCGTGGCGGCCTGTTTCCCCACCCTGATCGGCTACTCGTCGTTGGGGCTCAGCGAGCCGCTGTTCATCTTCCTCGTCGTCGCCGCGCTCGTACTCGCGCTGTGGCACCCTCTGGCCGAGCGTCGCGCGACGGGGGCGCGACTGGCCGGCGCCGCCGTCCTCCTCGGTCTGGCGCTGCTCGTCCGCCCGGTCGGGGCCCTGCTCGTCGTGGCGGTCCTCGTCGGCCTGTTCCTCGCCGTCCCGCGTCGTCGGGCGCTCGCCCTCTCGGGGATGCTGGTGGGGGTCGTGGCGGTGGTGCTCGTCCCCTGGGCGGTGCGCAACGCGGTGGTCCTCGACGCGGGCCTGACCCTGTCGACCAACACCGGCGACAACCTCTGCATCGGCAACAACCCCGAGGCCGGGGGCACGTTCTCGCTGTCCGGCTACTGCTTCGACGACCTCCCCGACCAGGACGGCCCCGCCGACGTGGCGGAGGTGGCTCGGGCGAGGGTCACCCAGGAACGAGCCCTCGACTGGATCGTGGACGACCCCGCCGCTCAACCCCGGCTCGTGCTGTTGCGCACCGCCGCGACCTTCCAGCACGGCCACGAGTTCCGATGGGCCGCGCAGTCCTACGGCGAGGACCTCTGGCTCGACGACTCGACCATCGTCCTCGTCGACTGGGTGGCCGACGTCGTGTGGTTCGCGCTGATCGCCCTCGGGCTGTGCGGGCTCCCGATCCTCTGGGACCGTTCGGATCCGCGCCGGATCGTCGTCCTCCTCGCCGTCGTCGGACTGTCCGTGGCGGCCTGGCCGTTCTTCGGCAACCCCCGCTTCGGGGTCCCGGCCGTGACCCTCATGATCCTGCCCGCCGCCCTCGTGCTCAGCGGCCTGCCCGCCCTGTGGGGCCGGTTCCGGGCCTCCGACGGCGATCCTCAGGACGGTGGCGGGTCGGCGGGCACCGGGACGGTGGCCACCGGCGACGGAGCCGACGGGGCCGGATCGCGACCGGCGATCGTCAGCAGCTGA
- a CDS encoding acyltransferase, translating to MTTAIPVAGGPSDLPATPPPAGPTSSSPAGPALLPSTRERIPALDGLRAVAVALVVVYHVAPAAMPAGFLGVSLFFTLSGFLITRLLLDEHLRTGSLALRRFWSRRYRRLTPAALLTLGVVTAVWMSASWMTAAIGGDVVASLAQVANWRFLFTGTTYGAATEASPVLHFWSLAIEEQFYLAYPLIVWVALRRTSHPRRTLGILLTALLAASLAYTVWAGSEPLTVYFSTFSRAGEVIVGALLAVVTLGLRRPSRGWVLGLVGALALAAFVALSATTRLTDPIWAHGGLTAVALLSAAAVVGATQPGLLGRPLALRPLVRIGELSYGIYLFHWPILVGLRTTELGSWVIGVVTVTASVVLAELSLRLLENPVRLGSWNRVRLVAVALPLTAIVGSLALWSGSRSSTPTFDFSGERGIEDLTAADLAPPGEPSGVPTDPIPTTPTGPVAISLFGDSTAWQLRLALTGADPRIDVRPGWSDIGCTLTRGGPVRGLYDTDQGYPQSTERCDWTERWPATVAAVGTEVAIVYGGVWDTVPRQNGFLWDGWRTVEDPIVAAHVRSEMVALTDALHAAGARQVVWLTLAPNLEVDSELNRRRVNIFNQLLSEAAGQRPDVLKVVDIAGWFATQPPELRPDGVHVTEETGRMVLDQFLAGQLLTIAGRDPAPSAPSPVATVPVPADPPPS from the coding sequence GTGACGACCGCGATCCCCGTCGCCGGCGGGCCCTCGGACCTACCGGCGACGCCGCCCCCGGCCGGTCCCACCTCGTCGTCGCCCGCCGGTCCCGCGCTGCTCCCGTCGACGCGGGAACGGATTCCTGCCCTCGACGGCCTCCGGGCCGTGGCCGTCGCACTCGTCGTGGTGTACCACGTCGCCCCCGCGGCGATGCCGGCCGGCTTCCTCGGCGTGAGCCTGTTCTTCACGCTGTCGGGCTTCCTCATCACCCGCCTCCTGCTCGACGAGCACCTCCGCACCGGGTCCCTCGCCCTGCGACGGTTCTGGTCGCGCCGCTACCGCCGGCTGACCCCGGCGGCGCTGCTCACGCTCGGTGTGGTGACGGCGGTGTGGATGTCGGCGAGCTGGATGACCGCCGCCATCGGCGGCGACGTGGTGGCGTCGTTGGCCCAGGTCGCCAACTGGCGCTTCCTGTTCACGGGCACCACCTACGGGGCGGCCACCGAGGCGTCGCCCGTCCTGCACTTCTGGTCGCTCGCCATCGAGGAGCAGTTCTACCTCGCCTATCCCCTCATCGTCTGGGTGGCGCTGCGCCGGACGAGCCACCCGCGCCGGACGCTCGGCATCCTGCTCACCGCCCTGCTCGCCGCCAGCCTCGCCTACACCGTCTGGGCCGGGAGCGAGCCGCTGACCGTCTACTTCTCGACCTTCTCCCGGGCGGGGGAGGTGATCGTGGGGGCGCTGCTCGCCGTCGTGACCCTCGGGCTGCGCCGCCCGTCCCGGGGCTGGGTGCTCGGCCTCGTCGGTGCGCTGGCCCTGGCCGCCTTCGTGGCCCTGAGCGCCACCACCCGTCTGACGGACCCGATCTGGGCCCACGGCGGCCTCACCGCGGTGGCCCTGCTGTCGGCGGCGGCCGTGGTGGGCGCCACGCAACCCGGGCTCCTCGGCCGACCGCTCGCGCTCCGACCGCTCGTGCGGATCGGCGAGCTCAGCTACGGGATCTACCTCTTCCACTGGCCGATCCTCGTGGGGCTGCGCACCACCGAGCTGGGCTCGTGGGTGATCGGTGTCGTCACCGTCACGGCCTCGGTGGTCCTCGCCGAGCTGTCGCTGCGCCTGCTCGAGAACCCCGTGCGGTTGGGGTCCTGGAACCGGGTCCGGCTGGTGGCGGTGGCGTTGCCGCTGACCGCGATCGTCGGCAGTCTCGCCCTCTGGAGCGGCTCGCGCTCTTCGACGCCCACCTTCGACTTCAGCGGTGAACGGGGGATCGAGGACCTCACCGCGGCCGACCTCGCCCCGCCCGGCGAGCCCTCCGGCGTCCCGACAGACCCGATTCCGACGACCCCCACCGGACCGGTGGCGATCTCGCTCTTCGGCGACTCGACGGCCTGGCAGCTACGCCTGGCCCTCACCGGCGCCGACCCCCGCATCGACGTCCGCCCGGGATGGTCGGACATCGGCTGCACGCTCACGAGGGGTGGCCCCGTCCGAGGCCTGTACGACACCGACCAGGGCTACCCCCAGTCGACCGAGCGCTGCGACTGGACGGAACGCTGGCCGGCCACGGTGGCCGCCGTCGGCACCGAGGTCGCGATCGTCTACGGCGGGGTGTGGGACACGGTGCCCCGTCAGAACGGCTTCCTCTGGGACGGGTGGCGGACCGTCGAGGACCCGATCGTGGCCGCTCACGTGAGATCCGAGATGGTGGCCCTCACCGACGCACTGCACGCCGCCGGAGCCCGTCAGGTGGTGTGGCTCACCCTCGCCCCGAACCTCGAGGTCGACAGCGAGCTGAACCGTCGCCGGGTCAACATCTTCAACCAACTGCTCTCGGAGGCCGCCGGGCAGCGCCCCGACGTGTTGAAGGTGGTCGACATCGCCGGCTGGTTCGCCACGCAACCGCCCGAGCTGCGCCCCGACGGGGTGCACGTCACCGAGGAGACCGGGCGGATGGTGCTCGACCAGTTCCTCGCCGGTCAGCTGCTGACGATCGCCGGTCGCGATCCGGCCCCGTCGGCTCCGTCGCCGGTGGCCACCGTCCCGGTGCCCGCCGACCCGCCACCGTCCTGA